A window from Parambassis ranga chromosome 13, fParRan2.1, whole genome shotgun sequence encodes these proteins:
- the alp3 gene encoding alkaline phosphatase, tissue-nonspecific isozyme encodes MDSRHGIILAFFLLVVLGSSNAKVVEENSEYWRSQARKTLQSVLDRKPNTNVAKNILFFLGDGMGITTYTAARILKGQLLNQTGEETVMTMDTFPNVGLAKTYSVDFQIPDSAATGTAYLCGVKTNLNIVGLNAAARNGICKSQKGNEVTSILKWAKDAGKSVGIVSTTRVQHATPASTYAHSASRKWYSDADIPDSAKSDGCTDISSQLIKNTDIDVIIGGGRKYMTPRGTKDPEYPRDYSSRGKRKDGRHLINEWKNMKLGKVAHYVWNKTDFDAVDPETTDYLMALFEPGDLHFEAERDPKMDPSIVETTEKAIRILQKNPKGFFLLVEGGRIDQAHHADRAYMALHETVAFDYAIAKGLELTKEHETLTIVTADHSQPLTFNGYPFRGQSILGKSPLWATDMLPYTTLMYGNGPGHKIVNSKRPDIRNITTKSKDYVQLSAVPLKSTTHSGEDVVVLARGPMAHLFLGVQEQNYIAHAMGYAACVGADLRHCQGQINPPVAYTTLTTDRNTGSTSAAVRGSLLSLLLILTVLM; translated from the exons ATGGACTCCAGGCATGGGATCATCTTGGCTTTCTTTCTGTTGGTGGTGCTAGGTTCATCCAATGCCAAGG TTGTGGAGGAGAATTCAGAGTACTGGAGGTCGCAGGCCAGGAAGACTTTGCAGTCTGTTCTGGACAGGAAGCCCAACACCAATGTTGCTAAGAACATCCTGTTTTTCCTTGGTGATG GTATGGGAATCACAACCTATACAGCAGCTCGTATCCTTAAGGGACAGCTCCTGAACCAGACAGGGGAGGAGACGGTGATGACCATGGACACCTTCCCTAATGTGGGGCTGGCTAAG ACCTACAGTGTGGACTTCCAGATCCCAGACAGCGCAGCCACAGGCACAGCGTATCTGTGCGGAGTGAAAACCAACCTCAACATCGTTGGGTTGAACGCAGCGGCTCGCAATGGGATCTGCAAAAGTCAGAAGGGCAATGAGGTCACATCCATCTTAAAGTGGGCCAAAGATGCTG GCAAATCTGTTGGCATTGTATCAACAACACGGGTGCAACACGCCACCCCAGCATCCACCTACGCCCACAGCGCCAGCAGGAAGTGGTACAGTGATGCTGACATACCTGATTCTGCCAAGAGTGACGGCTGCACCGACATCTCCTCACAGCTCATCAAGAACACGGATATTGAT gtGATCATTGGTGGGGGTAGAAAGTACATGACCCCCAGGGGCACCAAGGACCCAGAATACCCCAGGGACTACTCCTCcagggggaaaagaaaagatggaCGCCACCTGATCAATGAGTGGAAGAACATGAAACTTGGAAAG GTAGCCCACTATGTGTGGAATAAAACAGACTTTGACGCTGTTGACCCTGAAACCACGGACTACCTCATGG CTCTGTTTGAACCGGGTGATCTCCACTTTGAGGCAGAGAGGGACCCAAAAATGGATCCATCCATCGTCGAGACCACGGAAAAGGCCATCCGCATCCTGCAGAAAAACCCTAAGGGCTTCTTCCTGCTAGTGGAGG GTGGACGTATTGACCAGGCTCACCATGCAGACCGAGCTTATATGGCGCTGCACGAAACAGTTGCCTTCGACTACGCCATCGCCAAGGGCCTTGAACTCACCAAAGAGCATGAAACTCTCACGATAGTGACGGCTGACCACTCCCAACCTCTTACCTTTAATGGATATCCATTCAGAGGGCAGAGCATCCTGG gtAAATCTCCTCTGTGGGCTACAGACATGCTGCCTTACACCACGCTGATGTATGGCAATGGGCCCGGACACAAAATTGTTAACAGCAAACGCCCTGACATCCGCAACATCACCACCA aAAGTAAAGACTATGTCCAGCTGTCTGCTGTTCCCTTAAAGTCCACCACCCACAGCGGAGAAGATGTTGTAGTGTTGGCCCGTGGACCCATGGCCCACCTCTTCCTGGGTGTCCAGGAGCAGAACTACATCGCCCACGCCATGGGTTATGCTGCCTGCGTTGGTGCCGATCTGAGGCACTGCCAGGGGCAGATTAATCCACCCGTGGCTTACACCACACTcaccacagacagaaacactggCAGCACCTCCGCAGCTGTGCGCGGTAGCCTCCTCAGTCTACTGCTGATCCTTACAGTGCTGATGTAA